One region of Ornithinibacter aureus genomic DNA includes:
- the prfB gene encoding peptide chain release factor 2, which yields MAVDFSQEIKDLRTTMASVREVTDLSKLEATIADFERQASDPNLWDDQEKAQVVTSGLSRAKAEHERVTNMDARIDDLQALVEMGQEENDADTLAEAEAELAVVKKAVGELEVRTLLAGEYDERAAVVTIRAGAGGVDAADFAEMLMRMYLRWAERHGYPVKVLDTSYAEEAGLKSATFEVDVPYAYGNLSVEGGTHRLVRISPFDNQGRRQTSFAAVEVVPLIEQTDTIEIPENDLKVDVFRSSGPGGQSVNTTDSAVRMTHIPTGTVVSMQNEKSQIQNRAAALRVMQSRLLLLKKAEEAAERKELAGDVKASWGEQMRSYVLHPYQMVKDLRTGHEVGNTSSVFDGDIDAFIEAGIRWQIAQDKAAAQG from the coding sequence GTGGCTGTCGACTTCTCCCAGGAGATCAAGGACCTCCGCACGACCATGGCGTCCGTGCGTGAGGTGACCGACCTGTCCAAGCTCGAGGCGACCATCGCCGACTTCGAGCGTCAGGCCTCAGACCCGAACCTGTGGGATGACCAGGAGAAGGCCCAGGTCGTCACCTCGGGGCTCTCGCGCGCCAAGGCCGAGCACGAGCGCGTCACGAACATGGACGCCCGTATCGACGACCTTCAGGCCCTGGTCGAGATGGGCCAGGAGGAGAACGACGCCGACACCCTGGCCGAGGCCGAGGCCGAGCTGGCCGTCGTGAAGAAGGCCGTCGGTGAGCTCGAGGTGCGCACCCTGCTCGCCGGCGAGTACGACGAGCGGGCCGCGGTCGTGACCATCCGCGCCGGCGCCGGGGGAGTGGACGCCGCCGACTTCGCCGAGATGCTCATGCGCATGTACCTGCGCTGGGCCGAGCGCCACGGCTACCCCGTCAAGGTCCTCGACACCTCCTACGCCGAGGAGGCCGGCCTGAAGTCCGCCACCTTCGAGGTCGACGTGCCCTACGCCTACGGCAACCTCAGCGTCGAGGGCGGCACCCACCGCCTCGTGCGGATCAGCCCCTTCGACAATCAGGGCCGCCGCCAGACCAGCTTCGCCGCCGTCGAGGTCGTGCCGCTCATCGAGCAGACCGACACCATCGAGATCCCCGAGAACGACCTCAAGGTCGACGTCTTCCGCTCCAGCGGCCCCGGCGGCCAGTCGGTCAACACCACCGACTCCGCCGTGCGCATGACGCACATCCCCACCGGGACCGTGGTCTCGATGCAGAACGAGAAGTCCCAGATCCAGAACCGCGCCGCCGCCCTGCGCGTCATGCAGTCGCGCCTGCTGCTGCTGAAGAAGGCCGAGGAGGCCGCCGAGCGCAAGGAGCTCGCCGGCGACGTCAAGGCCAGCTGGGGGGAGCAGATGCGGTCCTACGTGCTGCACCCGTACCAGATGGTCAAGGACCTGCGCACCGGCCACGAGGTCGGCAACACCTCGAGCGTCTTCGACGGCGACATCGACGCCTTCATCGAGGCCGGCATCCGCTGGCAGATCGCCCAGGACAAGGCCGCAGCGCAGGGCTGA
- a CDS encoding TY-Chap domain-containing protein, translating into MSDLRWPDAAHGLVERLRALADGESVTLTASQDHARPTLVRKGRWGGLLPAKHDVVAPWVRLERVEDHLRGQCVGAAAAAGGYPLSPQEDAALLTLGWRRPGPGDGEHYVRFWPDDVAQGPYLPLDDAQRAVDMVTATFVQVLTAPR; encoded by the coding sequence GTGAGCGACCTCCGGTGGCCGGATGCCGCCCACGGTCTCGTCGAGCGCCTGCGGGCACTCGCCGACGGCGAGTCGGTGACGCTCACGGCATCGCAGGACCACGCCCGCCCCACGCTGGTGCGCAAGGGGCGGTGGGGCGGCCTCCTGCCCGCCAAGCACGACGTCGTCGCCCCGTGGGTTCGGCTCGAGCGCGTCGAGGACCACCTGCGTGGGCAGTGCGTGGGCGCGGCGGCCGCTGCCGGTGGCTATCCGCTGTCCCCGCAGGAGGATGCCGCGCTCCTCACCCTGGGCTGGCGCAGGCCCGGGCCCGGCGACGGTGAGCACTACGTGCGGTTCTGGCCAGACGACGTCGCGCAGGGGCCCTACCTGCCCCTCGACGATGCCCAGCGGGCCGTCGACATGGTCACCGCGACGTTCGTCCAGGTGCTGACCGCGCCGAGGTGA
- the ftsX gene encoding permease-like cell division protein FtsX: MQLRFLLSEVRSGLRRNMSMAISVVLVTMVSMFLLGLGMLAQRQADTMKGYWYDRIQVSIYLCTENSLQPNCEGRAVTEAQKTAIQDQLKALPEVKEVFYESEQEAYDRFKEQFRNSPIAGNVQVGDIPQSLRVQLNDPTKFDVVTSQFVGAPGVATVQDQEKVLSKFFTIINYITAFAVLLAALMVACAALLMATTIRQAAFIRRREIGIMRLVGASNWTIRMPFIAEMVIVSVLGVSLAVGLLVALMQFVFNEGASQIALSQAFIGTTDVWLLAPWMVLGVTAVAVLTSLATLRRYLRV, encoded by the coding sequence GTGCAGCTGCGATTCCTGCTCTCCGAGGTCCGATCGGGCCTGCGCCGCAACATGTCCATGGCGATCTCCGTCGTGCTGGTCACCATGGTCTCGATGTTCCTGCTCGGCCTCGGCATGCTCGCCCAGCGCCAGGCCGACACGATGAAGGGCTACTGGTACGACCGCATCCAGGTGTCGATCTACCTGTGCACCGAGAACTCGCTGCAGCCCAACTGTGAGGGCCGGGCCGTCACGGAGGCGCAGAAGACCGCCATCCAGGACCAGCTGAAGGCACTGCCCGAGGTCAAGGAGGTCTTCTACGAGTCCGAGCAGGAGGCCTACGACCGGTTCAAGGAGCAGTTCCGCAACAGCCCGATCGCCGGGAACGTGCAGGTGGGCGACATCCCGCAGAGCCTGCGGGTGCAGCTGAACGACCCCACGAAGTTCGACGTCGTGACCAGCCAGTTCGTCGGCGCGCCGGGGGTCGCCACCGTTCAGGACCAGGAGAAGGTGCTCTCCAAGTTCTTCACGATCATCAACTACATCACCGCGTTCGCCGTGCTCCTCGCAGCCCTGATGGTGGCCTGTGCCGCCTTGTTGATGGCGACCACCATCAGGCAGGCAGCGTTCATCAGGCGCCGAGAGATCGGCATCATGCGCCTGGTCGGCGCCTCGAACTGGACGATCCGGATGCCGTTCATCGCCGAGATGGTGATCGTCTCGGTGCTGGGGGTGAGCCTTGCCGTCGGGTTGCTCGTGGCCCTGATGCAGTTCGTCTTCAACGAGGGAGCCAGCCAGATCGCGCTCAGCCAGGCGTTCATCGGCACCACCGACGTGTGGCTGCTCGCGCCCTGGATGGTGCTGGGGGTCACGGCCGTCGCCGTCCTCACGAGCCTGGCAACCCTGCGCCGGTACCTGCGCGTGTGA
- a CDS encoding M23 family metallopeptidase: MGLKDREAIVRARSRSAAVGVALLCAAALGVSSATAVPTAPLPASATASDPGAEKRKVDAQIEKLREELEDSSAELSNAYIALQQTKAKLPAAQAALAEAESAALAADRANTLAAQELEAARASEAKAQAELDSTTKEVTAGRARVAQFAAQIYQEQGFGQLDMALSSTNPQQFADRIALVDTVMDVQGDTLDRLATEKASLTALEDHLSALRADSAAKKKRAEEALAAAESARDSAARAKADLDALAAQQASQAAEVESQIAADKVRLNDMRAEQSRLKAILVARAAEARRKAAAAAKAEAARRAAERKAGLAARPSTGGGSSDGEGGGYLSRPMTGRVSSEFGMRFHPIDRVWRLHAGRDYAAPCGTPVRAAAPGEIIMAGYAPGAGNRIVIDHGIVKGEHLATVYKHLEGYAQRSGKVSRGEVIGYEGSTGLSTGCHLHFETHQNGEPVDPRRWL; the protein is encoded by the coding sequence ATGGGACTCAAGGACCGCGAGGCGATCGTGCGCGCCCGCAGCCGATCAGCGGCTGTGGGCGTAGCGCTGCTCTGCGCCGCCGCCCTGGGTGTCAGCTCGGCGACCGCGGTCCCGACCGCCCCGCTGCCGGCGTCGGCCACGGCATCCGACCCCGGTGCCGAGAAGCGCAAGGTCGACGCGCAGATCGAGAAGCTGCGCGAAGAGCTCGAGGATTCCTCGGCTGAACTGTCGAACGCGTACATCGCGCTCCAGCAGACCAAGGCCAAGCTGCCCGCTGCCCAGGCTGCCCTGGCCGAGGCCGAGTCGGCCGCCCTCGCCGCAGACCGGGCCAACACGCTGGCCGCCCAAGAGCTCGAAGCCGCCCGCGCCAGCGAGGCCAAGGCACAGGCCGAGCTCGACTCGACGACGAAGGAGGTCACGGCCGGTCGCGCCCGGGTGGCCCAGTTCGCCGCGCAGATCTACCAGGAGCAGGGTTTCGGCCAGCTCGACATGGCGCTGTCCAGCACCAACCCGCAGCAGTTCGCCGACCGGATCGCCCTCGTCGACACGGTGATGGACGTGCAGGGCGACACCCTTGACCGCCTCGCGACCGAGAAGGCCAGTCTCACCGCTCTCGAGGACCACCTCTCCGCGCTGCGTGCCGACTCCGCCGCGAAGAAGAAGCGCGCCGAGGAGGCGCTTGCTGCCGCCGAGAGCGCTCGCGACTCCGCGGCCCGCGCCAAGGCCGACCTCGACGCCCTCGCTGCGCAGCAGGCCAGCCAGGCCGCCGAGGTCGAGTCGCAGATCGCTGCTGACAAGGTTCGCCTCAACGACATGAGGGCTGAGCAGAGCCGGCTCAAGGCCATCCTCGTGGCTCGTGCGGCCGAGGCGCGTCGCAAGGCGGCAGCCGCGGCCAAGGCAGAAGCTGCTCGGCGGGCCGCTGAGAGGAAAGCCGGGCTGGCAGCGCGGCCGTCGACGGGTGGTGGCTCCTCTGACGGTGAGGGCGGTGGCTACCTCAGCCGCCCCATGACCGGTCGGGTCAGCTCCGAGTTCGGGATGCGCTTCCACCCCATCGACCGCGTGTGGCGGCTGCACGCCGGCCGCGACTACGCCGCACCGTGCGGGACGCCCGTGCGCGCCGCCGCCCCGGGCGAGATCATCATGGCCGGCTACGCCCCTGGCGCGGGCAACCGCATCGTCATCGACCACGGCATCGTCAAGGGTGAGCACCTCGCGACGGTGTACAAGCACCTGGAAGGCTACGCCCAGCGCAGCGGCAAGGTCTCGCGTGGCGAGGTCATCGGCTACGAGGGCAGCACGGGCCTGTCCACCGGCTGCCACCT
- a CDS encoding pilus assembly protein TadG-related protein, with translation MTGRDRPRDEEGSISIFIVGLTVIAMILIVGSIAVTSAHLSRMRLLDVADGAALAAANGLDNSAYTSGVKTSVPLSNVAVRERAAGYVASRPKPGGILAWKLGPGTGTPDGRTAVVSLSGEAELPMIGAVLSDLGVSIRISVESSARADLEP, from the coding sequence GTGACCGGGCGGGATCGGCCACGCGACGAAGAAGGCTCGATCAGCATCTTCATCGTGGGCCTGACGGTCATCGCGATGATCCTCATCGTGGGCTCGATCGCCGTCACCTCGGCTCACCTGTCCCGGATGCGGTTGCTCGACGTCGCTGACGGGGCAGCCCTGGCAGCAGCCAACGGCCTGGACAACTCCGCCTACACCTCGGGGGTCAAGACCTCCGTCCCGCTGTCGAACGTCGCGGTGCGCGAACGCGCCGCCGGGTACGTCGCGAGCCGCCCCAAGCCGGGCGGCATCCTCGCGTGGAAGCTCGGACCGGGCACGGGCACGCCCGACGGGCGCACGGCGGTGGTGTCCCTCAGTGGCGAGGCGGAACTGCCCATGATCGGCGCCGTGCTGAGCGACCTCGGGGTGAGCATCCGCATCAGCGTGGAGTCCAGCGCCCGCGCCGACCTCGAACCCTGA
- the ftsE gene encoding cell division ATP-binding protein FtsE — MIRFEKVTKVYPRSTRAALDNISVDIDRGEFVFVVGPSGSGKSTLLRLALREEAATEGTVLVAGHDLNSMPMRQVPRLRREMGAVFQDFRLLPNKTVHENVAYALQVIGKPGHVIRQLVPETLEMVGLAGKEKRFPHQLSGGEQQRVAIARAVVNRPQILLCDEPTGNLDRAISLDIVRLLDRINRTGTTIVMATHDADIVNDLRRRVLQLEDGVVVRDEQDASYYPTAEV, encoded by the coding sequence ATGATCCGCTTCGAGAAGGTCACCAAGGTCTACCCGAGATCCACACGGGCAGCCCTCGACAACATCAGCGTCGACATCGACCGGGGTGAGTTCGTCTTCGTCGTGGGCCCCTCCGGCTCCGGCAAGTCCACCCTGCTGCGGCTCGCGCTGCGCGAGGAGGCCGCCACCGAGGGCACCGTCCTCGTCGCCGGCCACGACCTGAACTCCATGCCGATGCGACAGGTGCCGCGGCTGCGCCGCGAGATGGGTGCGGTCTTCCAGGACTTCCGCCTCCTGCCGAACAAGACGGTCCACGAGAACGTCGCCTACGCCCTCCAGGTGATCGGCAAGCCGGGGCACGTCATCCGCCAGCTGGTCCCCGAGACCCTGGAGATGGTCGGCCTCGCCGGCAAGGAGAAGCGCTTCCCCCACCAGCTCTCTGGTGGTGAGCAGCAGCGGGTCGCGATCGCCCGCGCCGTGGTGAACCGCCCGCAGATCCTGCTGTGCGACGAGCCGACCGGCAACCTCGACCGCGCCATCAGCCTCGACATCGTCCGGCTGCTCGACCGGATCAACCGCACCGGCACGACGATCGTCATGGCGACCCACGACGCCGACATCGTCAACGACCTGCGCCGCCGCGTCCTCCAGCTCGAGGACGGTGTCGTGGTCCGCGACGAACAGGACGCCAGCTACTACCCCACCGCGGAGGTGTGA